In the genome of Fulvivirga maritima, one region contains:
- the map gene encoding type I methionyl aminopeptidase encodes MSINKESELVGMQNISEIVALTLKKMREYTKVGMTTKEIDEYGGEILKSYGAKSAPFETYGFPGYTCISVNEEAAHGIPSDKKVLKEGDLINIDVSAELNGFWADNGGSFVVGEDIHNHQPLVDASKEILQKAIGRIKGGVKIADIGHIIETEARNSGFKVIKNLAGHGVGRSLHEKPDSILNYRVRSNRERFKKNTTVAIETFIATNSTFAVELEDGWTLVGNKGGYITQHEHTILVTDNAPVILTKNNEIWN; translated from the coding sequence TACCCTTAAGAAAATGAGAGAGTACACTAAGGTGGGCATGACTACTAAAGAAATAGACGAATATGGAGGCGAAATTCTGAAAAGTTATGGTGCTAAATCGGCCCCTTTTGAAACTTACGGTTTTCCTGGTTATACCTGCATCAGTGTAAATGAAGAAGCTGCCCACGGCATACCTTCAGACAAAAAAGTATTGAAAGAAGGCGATTTAATCAATATTGATGTTTCCGCAGAATTAAACGGTTTTTGGGCTGATAACGGCGGGTCTTTTGTAGTAGGTGAAGACATCCATAACCACCAACCATTAGTAGACGCCTCTAAAGAAATATTACAAAAAGCCATTGGCCGCATCAAAGGAGGTGTTAAAATAGCAGATATAGGTCATATTATAGAAACAGAAGCCAGAAATTCAGGCTTTAAGGTAATCAAAAACTTAGCAGGACACGGCGTAGGCCGCAGCTTACACGAGAAGCCAGACAGCATACTAAATTACAGAGTGAGGAGCAACCGCGAGAGGTTTAAAAAGAACACTACTGTAGCCATTGAAACGTTCATTGCTACCAATTCTACTTTTGCCGTGGAGCTGGAAGATGGCTGGACGCTGGTAGGCAACAAAGGAGGGTACATTACTCAGCATGAGCATACTATTCTGGTAACTGATAATGCCCCTGTTATCCTCACCAAGAACAATGAAATCTGGAATTAA